A stretch of Lentisphaera araneosa HTCC2155 DNA encodes these proteins:
- a CDS encoding prepilin-type N-terminal cleavage/methylation domain-containing protein, with protein sequence MKKLRFTLIELLVVIAIIGILASLLLPSLSKARIRAKESVCTNNLKMTGIAIMNFADNQENELPQNSEPGAGGFTQGNGSIWTGAASWYGLGRLYEDSYISTGEIYYCPTEDSSELNADATRGFNMQNGWIDMSYYYRRGYNYPTKGNNAGPPSVTDDGGLSIVADHFTPPWSGPYNHKNFRYNVLYLDGSVSFRTNTVSQNSLPNHYQWTNVEINGWPIFDR encoded by the coding sequence ATGAAAAAGCTGCGTTTTACACTAATCGAGCTCCTCGTTGTGATTGCCATTATTGGCATTCTTGCCTCTTTACTTTTGCCCTCTTTATCCAAAGCAAGAATACGCGCCAAAGAATCGGTCTGCACCAACAACCTCAAAATGACCGGCATTGCGATCATGAACTTTGCTGATAACCAAGAAAATGAACTCCCTCAAAATTCTGAACCAGGTGCAGGGGGCTTCACTCAAGGTAATGGTTCAATTTGGACTGGAGCTGCTTCTTGGTATGGTTTAGGTCGTCTCTATGAGGATTCGTACATTTCAACTGGAGAAATCTATTATTGTCCAACGGAAGATTCTAGTGAACTGAATGCAGATGCAACTAGGGGATTTAATATGCAAAATGGCTGGATTGATATGTCTTATTATTATAGAAGAGGCTATAATTACCCTACTAAAGGTAACAACGCGGGCCCACCAAGTGTCACTGACGACGGTGGTTTAAGTATCGTTGCGGATCATTTCACTCCTCCTTGGAGTGGCCCTTACAATCATAAAAACTTCCGATACAACGTTCTCTATCTAGACGGTTCAGTTAGCTTTCGAACAAACACTGTTTCTCAAAATTCTTTACCAAACCATTATCAATGGACAAATGTCGAAATTAATGGCTGGCCCATTTTCGATCGTTAG
- a CDS encoding ThuA domain-containing protein, with amino-acid sequence MKYVLLLIVSFLVGCSSISQPPKVLYVTTEPGKHHDYTAQRKIFEGVAKEAGWNYTVHSNEHYEQLKQLVDSNLTEGYDAVVYNFCFAHSKDLLAAENMINQTRVKGTPAMVIHCSMHSFWPTFKDGESAEVLGSTYQGSATPDPAEVKKWRAKYPNRPFPVWGDFTGIASTKHGPKIPMKVSKCCEHDATKSLSDEGYTTVNAELYNNHYMVDGVKPLLRGTQKGVGYKGKGKNRKEVLVDDEAIIMWQVPQGKSEVVGLTTGHSTEEWQQKEFQLLIKDAVDYLTR; translated from the coding sequence TTGAAGTACGTACTATTATTAATTGTCTCATTTTTAGTGGGATGCTCAAGCATCTCGCAGCCCCCAAAAGTTCTCTATGTAACGACTGAACCAGGCAAGCATCATGATTACACGGCGCAACGCAAGATCTTTGAAGGTGTCGCCAAAGAAGCCGGCTGGAATTACACGGTGCATAGCAACGAACATTATGAGCAATTGAAGCAGCTGGTCGACTCAAATTTAACTGAGGGTTACGACGCTGTGGTGTATAATTTTTGTTTTGCTCATTCAAAAGATTTATTAGCTGCGGAAAATATGATCAATCAGACCCGTGTGAAAGGGACGCCAGCCATGGTGATTCATTGTTCAATGCATAGTTTTTGGCCGACTTTCAAAGACGGTGAAAGCGCTGAAGTTTTAGGCAGTACTTATCAAGGTTCTGCAACACCTGATCCAGCAGAAGTGAAGAAATGGCGTGCAAAATACCCGAATCGTCCCTTCCCTGTGTGGGGTGACTTTACGGGGATTGCTTCCACGAAGCACGGCCCAAAAATCCCTATGAAAGTGAGCAAATGCTGTGAGCACGATGCGACGAAATCTTTGTCTGACGAAGGGTACACAACGGTGAATGCAGAGCTCTATAATAATCACTATATGGTGGATGGCGTAAAGCCACTTTTGCGAGGAACGCAAAAGGGAGTTGGCTATAAAGGGAAAGGCAAAAATCGCAAAGAAGTTTTAGTCGATGATGAAGCGATCATCATGTGGCAAGTTCCCCAAGGTAAGTCAGAAGTCGTGGGTTTAACGACGGGGCATTCAACCGAAGAATGGCAGCAAAAAGAATTTCAATTACTCATTAAAGATGCGGTGGACTACCTCACGCGATAA
- a CDS encoding serine/threonine-protein kinase, which yields MNMDDLDFGHEFSALYKEELSEKSETGVHYSAESERYQLEEIIASGGMKNIYRALDKKCERTIAYATPKRDIDESLYEVFLREAKLTARLDHPNIMPIHDLGLNEKDQPYFTMDLKSGDSLGDIIAKLLDKDQNYRATYNTAELINIFIKVCDAIAYAHQKNVIHLDIKPENIQIGDYGEVLICDWGLSKIVGEADYDSLDEALFNPDLLNNLTQHNKIKGTPGYMSPEQIDSKHPKSPQSDIYSLGCLLYAIMSLKAPLEGFDLDEILKITVKGNIPTLKKCPLPLKAVINKSMALNPEDRYDSVIELQNELKKYINGYATLAENAGLIQETKLFIKRNKASSIIIAIAIVLVTALTLFFIGRLQGKIDQIKTLHSLSEENKDQAIDNAHQARRAEALAESRLSELKKNSQQIGKLYWQSIRNYSDHFVYKNPKSSMAYALSQLQEIKKVKPDDAYINTQLVYNFFICQKFNEIKALNYRPELVSDLVRLSEKYAPRLEKNALLKPSDFAELVGNFTVKERFNLAEKMLAYYQASPNNYDLLPVISAILKLWNPQWDQKGLNYNKAQHHLSIVSKELINLKSPILYRHSTLTILRLLPINKLTFIQSSKLDLTQIHGLNFHTLDISQSSVQSLDPLNHFPHLEKLILNKNQYKIWTKKFPNSPLQITIK from the coding sequence CAGAACGCTATCAGCTCGAGGAAATTATTGCTTCAGGTGGCATGAAAAATATTTATCGAGCTCTCGATAAAAAATGTGAGCGCACCATTGCCTACGCCACCCCCAAGAGAGATATCGATGAAAGCCTTTACGAGGTTTTTTTAAGGGAAGCCAAACTCACTGCCCGACTGGATCACCCCAACATCATGCCCATTCACGACCTGGGATTGAACGAAAAGGATCAGCCTTATTTCACCATGGATTTAAAGAGTGGTGATTCACTTGGAGATATCATCGCAAAACTGCTTGATAAAGATCAAAATTATAGGGCAACTTACAACACTGCGGAGCTTATCAACATTTTTATAAAGGTGTGCGATGCCATTGCCTACGCACACCAAAAAAATGTTATCCATCTAGATATCAAGCCGGAAAATATACAGATAGGTGACTATGGTGAAGTCCTCATCTGTGACTGGGGTTTAAGTAAAATTGTCGGTGAAGCGGATTACGACAGCCTGGATGAAGCGCTGTTTAATCCCGACCTGCTCAATAACCTAACTCAGCACAACAAAATCAAAGGTACCCCGGGCTATATGTCCCCGGAACAAATCGACAGCAAGCATCCTAAAAGTCCTCAATCTGACATCTACTCCTTGGGTTGCCTACTCTATGCAATAATGTCCTTGAAAGCTCCTCTTGAAGGCTTTGATCTTGATGAAATTCTCAAGATCACTGTAAAAGGTAATATTCCTACCCTCAAAAAATGTCCGCTGCCTTTAAAAGCAGTTATCAACAAATCGATGGCTCTGAATCCTGAAGATCGCTACGACTCAGTTATAGAACTTCAAAATGAGTTGAAAAAGTACATCAATGGCTACGCTACCTTGGCCGAAAATGCTGGCCTCATCCAGGAAACCAAGCTCTTTATTAAACGCAATAAAGCGAGTTCAATCATTATTGCCATTGCCATTGTTTTAGTTACTGCGCTAACTTTGTTTTTCATTGGCAGACTGCAGGGAAAAATTGACCAGATAAAAACTCTTCACTCCCTGTCAGAAGAAAATAAAGATCAGGCTATCGACAATGCTCACCAGGCCCGCCGCGCCGAAGCCTTGGCTGAATCTCGTTTAAGTGAATTAAAAAAGAATTCTCAACAAATTGGAAAACTTTATTGGCAAAGCATTAGAAATTATTCAGATCACTTTGTTTACAAAAACCCAAAAAGCTCAATGGCATATGCTCTCTCCCAACTCCAGGAAATTAAAAAAGTAAAACCCGACGATGCTTACATAAATACTCAACTGGTATACAATTTCTTTATATGCCAAAAGTTTAATGAAATAAAGGCCTTAAATTATCGTCCAGAACTCGTCTCAGACCTTGTGAGACTCAGTGAAAAATATGCGCCAAGACTAGAAAAAAACGCTTTATTAAAGCCCTCAGATTTTGCAGAATTAGTAGGTAATTTCACCGTTAAGGAACGTTTTAATTTAGCTGAAAAAATGCTCGCCTATTATCAGGCTTCCCCTAATAATTACGATCTCCTTCCAGTAATCTCAGCGATTCTAAAATTATGGAATCCGCAATGGGACCAAAAGGGTTTAAACTACAACAAAGCACAGCATCATTTAAGTATTGTTTCTAAGGAACTGATAAATTTAAAATCTCCCATACTCTACCGTCATTCAACGCTGACTATCCTGCGCCTTCTACCGATAAACAAACTAACTTTTATCCAAAGCTCCAAGCTAGATCTCACTCAAATTCATGGCCTGAATTTTCACACCCTCGATATTAGCCAAAGTTCAGTTCAATCACTCGATCCTCTGAACCACTTTCCTCATCTCGAAAAGCTTATACTCAATAAAAACCAGTATAAAATCTGGACGAAAAAGTTTCCAAATTCTCCCCTACAAATAACCATCAAATGA